The Planifilum fimeticola nucleotide sequence TCCGGTGGCGGGACTGTGGGACAGTTTCATGGACATGGTCCGCCGAACCTTTCCCCACGCGGGCTGACCGCTCCCGGAGAATTGCGCCCCGGCCCCTTTTGGAGGGAGGAGGATGTGAATCCTCCTCTTTCGCGTTTCTGCAGGCTCTTTTATGGACCACTGTACGCGAACAGGGGAGTATCGTAGTATAATAAGGAATGAGTGGCAGAAGCGTTTGGGGAGGGATCAACATGAAGCGGCTGACGCCGATGGATATTTTCAACAAGGATTTCAAGCACGCCATTCGCGGATACGATATCGATGAAGTGAATGAATTTCTGGATCTGGTCATTAAAAATTACGAAGACCTGATCGAGGAGAACGAGCGGCTGAAGGAGCAGCTCCGCAAGGCCCAGAGGGGAGGCTCGTCGCGAATGGTTGCGGAGGATCCCGGTCAGAACGCGGTGATCCGTGACCTCACCCGGAGGGTGGAGCGGCTGGAGCAGGTGGTGTTTCGGCAAAACGGACGAGGTCGATAAAGAGCGGAGGACAGGGGGCACCGGATGTTGCGCCCTTTTTCCGTATTCAGAAAGTTTCACTTCCCTCGTACCTTCGGGCAAGACAAAATTCCCGCGCATAATTCTCCTCGGACAGCCGGTTGATCCGGACCGGGTGACCGGTGCGGGGGGAATGGAGAAAGCTTCCGTCTCCCACGTACATGCCCACATGGTGAATCTCGCCTTTCCCCTCATCGTAGGCGAAAAACACCAGATCTCCCGGTCGGAGATCCTCCTTCGGCACCCTCTTTCCGAAACGGGCTTGATCTCCGGCATCCCGTGGGATGCGGATTCCCGCCGACTCAAAGATGCGATACATCAAACCGGAACAATCAAATCCGAAGGAGGAGGTTCCTCCCCACAGATAGGGCAGGCCCAGGAATCGCTCCGCCGTTGCCACCCGGATCTCGCCGCCGGCGGTTGGCAGGGTTCGGGCGACGGTGATGTGCTCGGCGGGGAGACGTCCCACAACTCCCCGGGGGGTGAGGACGATGGCTTCCCCGTCCACTTCGCCCAGCCAGGGCAGTTTGCTCATAAATCCGACGGGTTGTTCCGCTTCGTTCCCTTCCAGGCGCAAGCGGGTGAAGGGG carries:
- a CDS encoding C40 family peptidase, translating into MNIRFVDVAVGNVWSSPEKPRDLDAPSLSRPADIKGWLSRLDGEEKGRIDLVGRLETQVLYGEPVWVVGERDGWAEVRIPEQFSYKDESGYPGWMPLRQLTFHPDYHQAWQTEPLAYVTAPFTRLRLEGNEAEQPVGFMSKLPWLGEVDGEAIVLTPRGVVGRLPAEHITVARTLPTAGGEIRVATAERFLGLPYLWGGTSSFGFDCSGLMYRIFESAGIRIPRDAGDQARFGKRVPKEDLRPGDLVFFAYDEGKGEIHHVGMYVGDGSFLHSPRTGHPVRINRLSEENYAREFCLARRYEGSETF
- a CDS encoding DivIVA domain-containing protein — encoded protein: MKRLTPMDIFNKDFKHAIRGYDIDEVNEFLDLVIKNYEDLIEENERLKEQLRKAQRGGSSRMVAEDPGQNAVIRDLTRRVERLEQVVFRQNGRGR